A genomic window from Camelina sativa cultivar DH55 chromosome 2, Cs, whole genome shotgun sequence includes:
- the LOC104714117 gene encoding serine/arginine-rich splicing factor SR34B-like, protein MSSRSSRTIYVGNLPGDIREREVEDLFIKYGPIVQIDLKIPPRPPGYAFVEFEDPRDADDAIYGRDGYDFDGHRLRVELAHGGRRSSHDARGSYSGGGGRGGRDGGDGGRGRGPSRRSEYRVVVSGLPSSASWQDLKDHMRKGGEVCFSQVFRDGRGTTGIVDYTSYEDMKYAIKKLDDTEFRNAFSHGYVRVREYDSRRDSRSPSRGRSYSKSRSRSRGRSHSRSRSRSRSRSPKAKSSRRSPARSTSRSPRSRSRSKSRSLSPGGSRSRSRSPLPSVQKEASKSPSKQLSPAKSPIRGRSKSRSRSWSPSR, encoded by the exons ATGAGCAGCCGTTCGAGTAGAACCATTTACGTCGGAAACCTTCCCGGCGATATCCGCGAAAGAGAAGTTGAAGATTTGTTCATTAAG TATGGACCTATTGTTCAAATTGATTTGAAGATTCCCCCGAGGCCTCCAGGCTATGCTTTCGTTGAg TTTGAGGATCCTCGGGATGCTGACGATGCAATTTATGGCCGTGATGGTTATGACTTTGATGGGCATCGTTTACGG GTGGAGCTAGCTCATGGAGGGAGGCGTTCATCACATGATGCTCGTGGTAGTTacagtggtggtggtggtcgtgGCGGTCgtgatggtggtgatggtggtcgtgggcgtggccCATCTAGGAGATCCGAGTACCGCG TTGTAGTGTCAGGTTTGCCTTCATCTGCTTCCTGGCAAGACCTTAAG GATCACATGCGTAAAGGAGGAGAAGTCTGTTTCTCTCAAGTGTTCCGTGATGGTAGAG GTACAACTGGAATCGTAGATTATACCAGCTACGAGGACATGAAGTATGCG ATAAAAAAGCTTGACGATACAGAGTTTCGGAATGCGTTTTCTCATGGATATGTCCGG GTTAGAGAATATGACTCAAGGAGGGATTCGAGGAGCCCCAGCCGTGGAAGATCCTATTCTAAGAGTCGCAGCCGCAGCCGTGGGCGGAGCCACAGCCGTAGTCGCAGCAGAAGCAGGAGCAGAAGTCCAAAGGCTAAATCTTCGCGTAGATCGCCTGCTAGATCTACATCAAGATCTCCTCGGTCTCGCTCCCGCTCTAAGTCAAGGTCACTGTCTCCGGGAGG ATCTCGTTCAAGGTCAAGATCTCCTCTACCATCT GTTCAGAAGGAAGCTAGCAAGAGCCCTAGCAAGCAGCTGAGCCCAGCAAAGAGCCCTATCCGTGGCAGGAGCAAGAGCAGAAGCAGGAGCTGGAGCCCATCTCG GTAA
- the LOC104714132 gene encoding phytochrome A-associated F-box protein-like, whose amino-acid sequence MAESVFSLVPEDVVFKIFFKLQDDPRNWARLACVCTKFSSIVRNVCWKTQCYSAIPTVISDLLPPSAASSSSNAADPSLAPPPPPGGWASLYKLAVCCPGLFHAGILLENSDFGLERELGPDQSLDRKPTPTDLACDDGEVSKPVGSGIETTSFWSLYDDLYTDTLSAPPEDSTDVQEEEIETSEIRPGRDLPVRKRRKICRSLGSHLASGAWNLSREQGNKLLASRFRGDCLYICNWPGCIHVEEKRNYMLFRGVFKDFKRSRVWRTINDGNHRSKISGLKCAFCLCDETWDLHSSFCLRRVFGFHDDGEPVVRAYVCENGHVSGAWTALPLYT is encoded by the coding sequence atggCTGAATCTGTATTCTCTTTGGTACCAGAAGACGTagttttcaaaatcttcttcaaGCTCCAAGACGATCCAAGAAACTGGGCTCGTCTTGCATGCGTCTGCACCAAATTCTCCTCTATTGTTAGAAACGTTTGCTGGAAAACTCAGTGCTATTCCGCAATCCCCACCGTCATCTCCGATCTCCTTCCTCCTTCCGCCGCATCGTCTTCATCCAACGCTGCGGATCCATCCctagctcctcctcctcctcctggtGGTTGGGCTTCTCTATACAAACTCGCCGTCTGTTGTCCTGGTCTCTTCCACGCCGGGATTCTCCTCGAAAACTCCGATTTCGGTTTGGAACGTGAGCTAGGTCCCGATCAAAGCCTCGATCGTAAACCTACACCGACGGATCTAGCTTGCGACGACGGAGAAGTTTCGAAACCAGTCGGATCTGGAATAGAAACGACTTCGTTTTGGTCTCTCTACGACGATCTCTACACCGATACGCTCTCCGCTCCTCCGGAAGATTCAACCGAcgttcaagaagaagaaatcgaaacGAGTGAGATCAGACCTGGACGAGATCTTCCGGTAAGGAAACGAAGGAAGATTTGTAGATCTCTAGGATCTCATTTAGCTTCAGGAGCTTGGAACCTTAGCCGTGAACAAGGCAACAAGCTTTTGGCCAGTAGATTCCGCGGCGATTGTCTCTACATTTGCAATTGGCCTGGTTGTATCCACGTCGAAGAGAAACGAAACTACATGTTGTTCAGAGGCGTTTTCAAAGATTTCAAACGCTCTCGTGTTTGGAGAACCATCAACGACGGTAACCACCGGAGTAAGATCTCCGGTTTGAAATGCGCGTTTTGCTTGTGCGACGAGACTTGGGATCTGCATTCATCGTTTTGTTTGAGAAGAGTGTTTGGGTTTCATGATGATGGTGAGCCCGTTGTGAGAGCTTATGTTTGTGAGAATGGTCATGTCTCTGGTGCTTGGACTGCTTTACCTCTCTACACTTAG
- the LOC104714143 gene encoding uncharacterized protein Os08g0359500-like, translated as MSRHPEVKWAETTDKIFLTVVLADTKDTKVNLAPEGVFDFSAKVGPENHLYELKLELHDKVNVEESKINVGERSIFCIIEKAEPERWNKLLRVGKPPHYVKVDWDKWVDEDEEGSAGAGDMDMSGMGGMGGMGGMGGMEGMDFSKFGGMGGLEGLGGMGGMGGMGGLGGMAGLEGLGGMGGMGGMGGMGGMGGMEEFEDSDDEEETAKSGDKKDDAVKVEAPATEKAPAEEQTTSVKSDK; from the exons ATGAG TCGTCATCCTGAAGTGAAGTGGGCTGAGACTACCGACAAGATTTTCCTCACTGTAGTATTAGCAGATACTAAGGACACGAAGGTCAATCTAGCCCCAGAAGGAGTTTTTGACTTCTCTGCTAAAGTTGGTCCAGAAAACCATCTCTATGAGCTTAAACTCGAACTTCACGATAAAGTCAATGTTGAG GAAAGCAAGATCAACGTTGGTGAAAGAAGCATATTCTGCATAATAGAGAAAGCAGAGCCAGAAAGGTGGAACAAACTACTCCGTGTCGGAAAGCCACCACACTATGTCAAGGTGGATTGGGACAAATGGgtagatgaggatgaagaaggcAGCGCTG gtgCTGGAGATATGGATATGAGTGGCATGGGAGGCATGGGAGGAATGGGAGGTATGGGAGGAATGGAAGGAATGGATTTCTCG AAATTTGGGGGAATGGGCGGACTTGAAGGGCTCGGTGGCATGGGTGGAATGGGTGGAATGGGTGGACTCGGTGGTATGGCCGGACTTGAAGGACTTGGCGGCATGGGTGGCATGGGTGGAATGGGAGGAATGGGCGGTATGGGTGGAATGGAAGAGTTTGAAGACAGCGATGATGAAG AAGAAACAGCGAAATCAGGAGACAAGAAAGATGATGCTGTCAAGGTGGAAGCTCCTGCAACAGAGAAGGCACCAGCTGAAGAACAAACAACATCTGTTAAATCAGACAAGTGA
- the LOC104714162 gene encoding DNA mismatch repair protein PMS1-like: LDKTTSKDLPHSNVSEKVTDASKHLSSRSSFAQSTLNTFVTVGKRKHENISTMLSEAPVLRNQPSSCRVEKSRFEVRALAARCLMEGDHVDGMVPSKEDKMPNQIDSESENRTSPGIDTDKVERHEREHEKSLCFEEPTSDKTLPKGDMERILEENPRCSQPLRSVATVLDSPAQSTGPKMFSTLEFSFHNLRKRRLERLSRLQSTGYVSKCMNTPQPKKCFAAATLELSQPDDEERKARALAAATSELERLFRKEDFRRMQVLGQFNLGFIIAKLERDLFIVDQHAADEKFNFEHLARSTVLNQQPLLQPLNLELSPEEEVTVLMHMDIIRENGFLLEENPGAPPGKHFRLRVVPYSKNITFGVEDLKDLISTLGDNHGECSVVSSYKTNKTDSICPSRVRAMLASRACRSSVMIGDPLRKNEMQKIVEHLADLESPWNCPHGRPTMRHLVDLTTLLKLPDDGSNDDDVAAMSLT, encoded by the exons CTTGACAAGACAACGAGCAAAGATTTGCCTCACTCTAATGTCAGTGAGAAAGTTACTGATGCAAGTAAACACTTAAGCAGTCGCTCTAGCTTTGCCCAGTCAACTTTGAATACTTTTGTTACTGTGGGGAAAAGAAAACATGAGAACATAAGCACCATGCTCTCTGAAGCACCTGTACTCAGAAACCAACCTTCTAGTTGTCGTGTGGAGAAAAGCAGATTTGAAGTTCGTGCGTTAGCTGCAAGATGTCTGATGGAAGGTGATCACGTTGATGGTATGGTCCCCTCAAAGGAAGATAAGATGCCAAACCAAATAGATTCTGAATCTGAAAATCGGACGTCTCCTGGAATCGATACTGATAAAGTTGAAAGACATGAAAGA GAACATGAAAAATCATTATGTTTTGAAGAACCAACATCAGATAAAACACTCCCCAAGGGGGATATGGAAAGGATTTTGGAGGAAAATCCACGTTGCAGTCAGCCACTGCGATCTGTTGCAACAGTACTGGACTCCCCAGCTCAGTCAACCGGTCCAAAAATGTTTTCCACATTAGAATTTAGTTTTCATAACCTCAGGAAGAGGAGGTTAGAAAGGCTGTCGAGATTACAGTCCACAGGTTATGTATCTAAATGCATGAACACGCCTCAGCCTAAAAA GTGTTTTGCCGCTGCAACATTAGAGTTATCTCAACCGGATGATGAAGAGCGAAAAGCAAGGGCTTTAGCTGCAGCCACTTCTGAGCTGGAAAGGCTATTTCGAAAAGAAGATTTCAGGAGAATGCAG GTACTCGGGCAATTCAATCTTGGGTTCATCATTGCGAAATTGGAGCGAGATCTGTTCATCGTGGATCAG CATGCAGCTGATGAGAAATTCAACTTCGAACATTTAGCAAGGTCAACTGTCCTGAACCAGCAACCCTTACTCCA GCCTTTGAACTTGGAGCTCTCTCCAGAGGAAGAAGTTACAGTTTTAATGCACATGGATATCATCAG GGAAAATGGCTTTCTTCTAGAGGAGAATCCGGGTGCTCCTCCCGGAAAACACTTTAGACTAAGGGTCGTCCCTTATAGCAAGAATATCACCTTTGGAGTCGAAG ATCTTAAAGATCTAATTTCAACTCTGGGAGATAACCACGGGGAATGTTCGGTTGTCAGTAgctacaaaaccaacaaaacagaTTCGATTTGTCCATCACGAGTCCGTGCAATGCTAGCATCCCGAGCATGCAGATCGTCTGTGATGATCGGAGATCCACTTAGAAAAAATGAAATGCAGAAG ATAGTAGAACACTTGGCAGATCTGGAATCTCCTTGGAACTGCCCACACGGACGACCAACAATGCGGCATCTTGTCGACTTGACAACTTTACTCAAATTACCTGATGACGGCagcaatgatgatgatgttgcagCCATGTCGCTGACATGA